In one Conger conger chromosome 5, fConCon1.1, whole genome shotgun sequence genomic region, the following are encoded:
- the LOC133129314 gene encoding small ribosomal subunit protein uS14, producing the protein MGHQQLYWSHPRKFGQGSRSCRVCSNRHGLIRKYGLNMCRQCFRQYAKDIGFVKLD; encoded by the exons ATGGGCCATCAGCAGCTCTACTGGAGTCACCCAAGAAAATTCGGCCAGGGATCTCGATCCTG CCGGGTATGCTCAAACAGACATGGTTTGATCCGCAAATACGGGCTCAACATGTGTCGTCAGTGCTTCCGACAGTACGCAAAAGACATCGGCTTTGTGAAG CTGGATTAG
- the LOC133129395 gene encoding alpha-1,6-mannosyl-glycoprotein 2-beta-N-acetylglucosaminyltransferase-like, translated as MSSTLFPSLPEMRFRIYKRKVVILTMGMLACGFAFWSSGRHKKSEVFSKEPMRSSQVQTTPANRRLINESHLEAAVKAETDNMTLIYRRTVFQLNFDQTIRNEDKLKKRPKDDLVVVVQVHNRLENLKLLIESLRKARSIETVLLIFSHDYWSPEINQVIAAIDFCPVLQMFFPFSIQLYPQEFPGNDPRDCPRDIPKKDALKLGCNNAEYPDSFGHYREAKFSQAKHHWWWKLNFVWEKVKVLKGHSGLVLLIEDDHFLSPDFYYLLKKMSSLMKEQCPDCDILSLGAYGHVGYASKANKVEVKAWKSTEHNMGMALTRQTYQKLIQCADTFCTYDDYNWDWSLQHLTVACLPSFWKVMVSEAPRIFHAGECGVHHNNACLPSGQKTMIDRVLQGSSNQLFPKSLLITKRLPSAGVPPQVKNGGWGDIRDHELCKSYHKLQ; from the coding sequence ATGAGCTCGACTCTCTTCCCATCACTGCCCGAAATGAGATTCCGAATCTACAAGAGGAAAGTGGTCATACTGACCATGGGGATGCTGGCTTGTGGCTTTGCTTTTTGGAGCAGTGGCAGGCATAAGAAAAGCGAGGTGTTCTCCAAGGAGCCGATGAGGAGCAGCCAGGTGCAGACAACCCCTGCAAACCGGAGACTGATCAATGAAAGTCACCTGGAGGCAGCGGTCAAAGCAGAGACAGACAACATGACTTTAATCTACAGAAGGACTGTGTTCCAGCTGAACTTCGACCAAaccatcagaaatgaggacaaGCTAAAAAAGCGGCCAAAGGATGACCTGGTGGTGGTGGTCCAGGTTCACAACAGACTTGAAAATCTGAAACTGTTGATTGAGTCCCTTCGGAAAGCGAGGAGCATCGAGACTGTTCTGCTTATATTTAGCCATGACTACTGGTCACCAGAGATCAACCAAGTGATCGCCGCCATAGATTTTTGCCCGGTTCTCCAGATGTTTTTCCCCTTCAGCATTCAGCTCTACCCTCAAGAGTTCCCAGGGAATGACCCCAGAGACTGCCCGAGAGACATTCCCAAGAAAGACGCCTTAAAGCTGGGTTGCAACAATGCAGAGTACCCTGACTCATTTGGCCACTACCGAGAAGCCAAGTTCTCCCAGGCCAAACATCACTGGTGGTGGAAGCTAAACTTTGTTTGGGAAAAGGTTAAGGTTTTGAAAGGGCACAGTGGATTGGTGCTGCTCATAGAGGACGACCACTTCCTTTCGCCCGACTTCTACTACCTCCTCAAGAAGATGTCCTCTCTCATGAAAGAGCAGTGCCCGGACTGCGACATCCTCTCGTTGGGGGCATATGGGCATGTTGGTTATGCCAGCAAGGCAAACAAGGTGGAGGTGAAGGCCTGGAAGTCCACAGAGCACAACATGGGAATGGCCTTGACCAGGCAGACCTACCAGAAACTCATCCAGTGCGCAGACACCTTCTGCACGTACGATGACTACAACTGGGACTGGTCGCTGCAGCACCTCACCGTCGCCTGCCTGCCCTCGTTCTGGAAGGTCATGGTAAGCGAGGCTCCCCGTATCTTCCATGCCGGGGAGTGCGGGGTGCACCACAACAATGCCTGTCTGCCGTCCGGCCAGAAGACCATGATCGACAGGGTCCTCCAGGGCAGCAGCAATCAGCTGTTTCCAAAGAGCTTGCTCATCACCAAGAGACTGCCCTCAGCCGGGGTGCCCCCCCAAGTCAAGAACGGAGGCTGGGGGGACATCAGGGACCACGAGCTCTGCAAAAGCTACCATAAGTTACAGTGA